CCCGCTGACCGACCCGGGCCTTCGCGCGGGGTGTCGTTTTCCCGCGCTAGCCGGCCTCCCCCCTCGGAAGCCCGAGGACCCTCCGCGCCAGGATGTTCCGCTGGATCTCGGAAGTTCCGGCGAAAATCGTTCCGGCGCGGTAGTAGAGGTAGGAACGAGCCCACCGGCCACGTGCCACCGCGCGCGGGTCTTTCTGCCAGAGGGGTGCGTAGGTGTGCAGCATTTCCATGGCCGTGTCGTGGAGCCGCTGGCTCATCTCGCTCCAGAAGAGCTTCACCATCGAGCTTTCGGGCCCGGGCTCGCCGTGCCGCTGGAGGTGCGTGAGCGTCCTCCAGTTCTGGAGTTTCACGAGCTCCACCTCGATCCACGCCTGGGCCAGCTTCTGCCGCAGCACCGGGTCGTCCTTGGCGAGTTTCCCGTCGCGCTTCCACTTGCCCGCGAGCTCGACCAGCTCCTGCAGGAGAATCCGGTGGATCACCATCTGCCGGGGCGAAGTCCCCCGCTCGTGCGCGAGCGTCGTCTGGGCGATCTGCCAGCCGCGGTTGAGCTCGCCGACGAGGTTTTTCCTGGGGATCCGGACGTTGTCGAGAAACACCTCGTTGAACTCCTCGCTCCCCGTCATCTGGCGGAGAGGGCGCACGGAAATCCCCGAACTCTGCATGTCGACGATGAAAAAGCTGATTCCCCTGGTCTTCGGCGCTGCCGGGTCGGTCCGCGCGAGCAGGATTCCCCACCGCGCGAACTGGGCGTAGCTCGTCCAGGTTTTCTGCCCGTTCACGACGAACCAGTCCCCTTCCTCCACCGCCCGGCAACGCAGGCTCGCGAGGTCCGAACCCGCGTTCGGTTCGGAGAAAAGCTGGCACCAGATCTCGTCGGCGGAGAGGATGCGGGGAAGGTGTCGTTTCTGCTCCTCGGTACCGTGGGCGATCAGCGTGGGGCCGACGAGGTTGACGCCGATCCGACCGATGAGCTCGGGCGCCTTGGCGCGTGCCATCTCTTCCTGCAGGATGAAGTTCTCCACGACGCTCGCGCCACGCCCGCCGTACTCCCTGGGCCAGTGGACGCCGACCCACCCTCCGGCATGGAGCTTTTTCTGCCAGTCGACGAGAAACCGAACTTCTTCCTCGAGGGTTTCCGGCTCGGGGAAAGCTTCCGTGCCCCAGCCGGGAGGCAGGTTGCGCTCGAGCCAGCCGCGGACCTCCGCGCGGAACGCTTCCTCGGAGGGACGAAACGAAAGGTCCACGGGATCAGCTCCTCGGCAGCCCGAGAATCCTCCGGGCGATGATGTTCCGCTGGATTTCCGAGGTTCCGCCGGCGATGCTCGCGCTCCTCGACCAGAGAAACCCGTGGACCCAGCGCCCCTGGGATTCGGCGCGGGGATCCCCGTGGACCAGGTTGCCCCGCGGCCCGAGGACCTCCAGGGCCGTCTCGAAAAGCCTCTGGCTCAAATCCGCCCAGAAGAGCTTGACCACGGAGCTCTCGGGGCCCGGCATCTCGCCGCGGGAGAGTTTCGTCATCGTCCTGCAGTTGTGCAGCCTCATGATCTCGACCTCGATGAAGCTCGTCGCGAGTTTCTGCCGCAGAACGGGGTCTTTCGACCGTCCGGTGGAGCGGAGGAGGTCCCGGAGCTCGTCCACGGCGATGCGGTGCAGGACCTGTTCCTTGAAAGGGAACGCCGTGCCGCGCTCGTGGGCCAGCGTGGTCTGGGCGATTTCCCATCCCCGATTCTCCTCGCCGACGAGGTTCTCCCGCGGCACGAAAACGTTCTCGAAAAAGGTTTCGCTGAACTCGGCGCTACCCGTGATCTGCCGAAGAGGTCGAATTTCGACGCCCGGAGCCTTCATGTCCACGATGAGGTAGCTGAGACCCTCGTGCTTCGGGGCGTCCGGGTCCGTCCGTGCCAGCAGGATCCCCCAGCGGGCGAACTGGGCGTAACTGGTCCACACTTTCTGCCCGTTCACCCGGTATCCGTCCCCCACGCGCTCGGCGCGCGTGCGGAGCGACGCCAGGTCCGATCCGGCATTCGGTTCCGAAAAAAGCTGGCACCACACCTCTTCGCAGCTCAGGATCTTCGAGAGATAGCGCCTTTTCTGCTCTTCGGTTCCGTGGGCGATGAGCGTGGGCCCCACCAGGTTGATCCCGACGCGGTTCATCACCTGCGGCGCGCGCGCCCGCGCCATCTCTTCCTGGAAGATCGCCTGTTCGGTCAGCGAAGCTCCCCGGCCACCGTACTCCACGGGCCAGTGGACGGCGACCCAGCCTGCCTCGTGGAGCTTGCGCTGCCAGGCGGTGAGAAACTCCGCTTCCGCCTCGAGGCTCGGGAAGACGCGCGGGCCGCGGGGAACGTTCCGCTCGAGCCAGGACCTGAGTTCCCGGCGAAAGGCCTCTTCTCTCTCCGTGTATCCGAAATCCATGGGGACGAACGAGCCTCCGCCTGCCGAGCTTCAGATGGCGCCTTTTCGGCCGAGTTCGTCGATCTCGCTCGGGCCGAGTCCGAGGAGAGAACGAAGGACCTCCGCCGTGTGCGCGCCGAGGGACGGTGCGGCCTCGTAGCGGGGGGCGGTACCCGCGACCCGGATGGGACAACCGACGGCGCGGAACGTGCCGAAGCGGGGGTGGGGGTATTCGACGATCATGCCGCTCGACCGCACGGCTTCGCTCGCGAGCGCCTCTTCGACCGAGAGCACGGGTGCGCAGGGCACCCGACCACCGAGAATCCGGAGCCACTCGGCCGTCGTCCTGCTCCTGGTCTTCTCCTTGAGAATGGGCAAGAGCTCCTCGCGGTGGGCGAGCCGGTCCGCGAACGTCCGGAAACGCGCGTCCTCGAGCAGGAAATCCAGTTCCAGCAGCCTCGCGAACCGCTCCCAGAATTTCTCCTTCATGCACATGACGACGATCCATCCATCGCGAGTCGGAAAATTCTGCGACGGGACGAGGCTCGGGTGGGCGGAGTCCGGTAGCCTTCTCGGCCGGTAGTCCGTGTTGAGGACCCAGGCTGCCAGGTAGTTGAGCATCGAGACGGCCGTGTCGAGGAGACTCACGTCGACGTCGCATCCGAGCCCCGTTTGCCGGGCCCGGTGGAGCCCCACGAGCAGCCCGAGCGCCGACGCGAGCCCGGCCGAGAAGTCGACGACCGAAACCCCGCACTTGGCCGGTGGCCCGTCGGGCTCCCCCGTGAGACTCATGAAGCCGGCCATGGCCTGCACGAGGTAGTCGTAGCCCGGGTGGGAGCGCAGGGGCCCGGTGGTACCGAAGCCCGAAAGCGTGCAGCAAACGATCCGGGGGTTGTACGGCCGGAGGGCTTCGTACCGGAGACCGAGCTTTTCGGGCAGATCTCCGCGGGTGTTCGCGTAGACCGCGTCGGAAACCGCCACGAGCCGATGGAACAGGTCGCGTCCCTCGGGAACTCGCAGGTTCAGCGTGAGGCTCTTGGCGTTGCGGTTGAGAGCCTGGAAGTAGGGACCGTCCCCGTCCGCTGCCTCCGGAGGGACGTTTCGCGCTTCGTCTCCCCCTACCGCAGGATCCTCGATCTTGACGACCTCGGCACCGAGATCGCCGAGGAGCGTCATCGCGTAGGGACCCGCTCCGAGCTGCGTGAAGGCCAGGATCCGCAGTCCTTCAAGAGGCCGTTCCATCTTTTTGCGACAAAAGAGCGAGCTCGCCCGCTCGAGGCAAGGTGTCGAGCTCCGCGATCGCGCGGGCCAGCTTCTCCGAGGCTGCCGGCGGCAGGGTCCGGCCGGCGTTGCGGAAAAACTTTTCCTCGACCTCGCGAGCCGACAGAGGGCGTTCGGGGCTCCCGCGATTCGTCGCTTCCTCGGCTTCGAGGATGCGACCGTCCGCGAGCTCCACGCGGATTCGACCCCCGAAGCGGCGCGGGAATCCCATGTCCCCGGCAGGCCGGTAGGCCACGCGAGAGGCGACCTCGAGGACGGAGCGTTCGCGGATGGCTTCTTCGCGGAAATCGTCGAGATCCACGTGGCCCCGAACGAGCATGCAGGCGAGGGTGTACGGAAGGCTGAACTTCGCGTCGTAAGGCGTCCGCGGCTTTTTCTTGCCCGGTTCGGGCTCGCAGATCACCGGGATTTCGCGTTCGGGTACGGAACACTCCACGCGAACGATTCGCCCGGCATGGAAGCCCTCGGCGCGCCGAAGCCCGAGGGCCGCGTCGAGAAAAGCGTGGAGATAGTGGCAGCAGGGGTAGGGCTTGAGGGCCGTTTCCAGAACGTGCCACCGCTCCCCGAGGCCCTCGACGAGCCGCTCGGCCCGGTACGCCTCCCCGCCCAGATAGGCCCGGTAAAAACCGAAGCGTCCCTCGAAAACCTCGCGCGGGCCCGAAAACCCGGAGCCGGCGAGCCGGACGGCTACGAGGCCCGAGTGCGCCGCCCAACCGCCGTGCAGCCGTTTCACGTCGCTCCCGTCGCTCAGAAACTCGAGCAACCCTCCGGCCTGACTCCCGGCGAGCCCGAGCGCCGCCGCGAGCTTTTCCGCCGAAAGTCCGTGGAGAAGGCCGCCGGCCACGACGGCACCGAAGACGTTGCAGATCCCCGTGGGATGAAAGCCCCGATCGTGGAAAGCTCCCGGCGCGACGAGCGCCACCCGAATCGCCGTTTCCATGCCGAGCGCGAGCGCCCGTACGAAGGCCCGTCCGTCCGCCCCGGTTTCTTCCGCGGACGCCAACGCGGCGGGGAGTACGCCGGAGCTCACGTGGAGGACGGCTTCCTGGTGCGTGTCGTCGAAATCGAGCCCGTGGACGAGCGTTCCGTTCACGAGTGCGGCCCACGCGGCAGGAAGCCGGACGCCGGAACCGATCACGCCACAAGACCCCCCGGTACCGAGCTCCCGCACCGAGCGCAGCAGGGACCGCCCGAAGGGTTCGCCCGCCGACGCGAGCGCTACGCCGAAGCTGTCGAGGACGTGCGCCCGCACCTTCGCGCGCACCTCTTCCGGAATGCCTTCCCAGCCGGTGGAGACGGCGAACCCGGCCAGTTCCTCCGCGTACGTGCGGGTCCGCGCGCCCGGCGCCTTGGAAGACTCGCTTGACACGACAGGCCTACTATGCGAGCAAATCCGCGATCCGGTCAATCGATCGCACGAAAGACGCCCCCAGGGGAGGTACGACCGTGAGCGAAGCGCGACGCGAGTTTCGGAACGTGGTGCGCAGCACCGAGGTCGAGCCGCCGATGCCCGTCGACGAGTATCTCGCCGAGCTCGACCGTTTCATCGAGGAGCACAATCCCTACCGGATCAACAAGGTCATCGCTGCCATCGGCAACGGCACGGCTCCCATCGAAGTGGTGCGCCGCTACGCGAAGGAACTCTACTACCTCGGTCTCTGGATGACGCCGGAGTTCGCGCTGCTCGTCGCCAACGCTCCCGACGCCGACTCGCTCACCATGGAACACTCGGAGCACTACTTCCACTGGTGCCAGAACTTCGCGGACGAGACCGGATACCTGCGGGACCCGAACCACGTGCAGATGAAGGTGGAGATGTGCCGGCAGCTCGGCATCGACGACGAAGAGCTCCGGTCCTACGTGCCGATGCCGGAAACGATCGGCTCCGTCTACACCCTTCTCTACTATTGCCGCCGGTCCTACGAAGAAGCGCTCGCCGCTTTCGGCTACGCGCGCGAGCGGGTGGCCGGGCTCAGCGGTTACGCGGAAACGGTCTACAACGGGCTCGCCAAGCACTACGGCATCCGGGCGAAGAACATGGAAGTCCACGCCTACGCCGAGGCGCAGCACGGCGACAAAGCCCTCGAACTCATGCGGAAAACCGTGCTCACCGCCGACATCCAGCGGCGGTGTCGCCGGGCCGTCCAGCACACGATCCTGACGAACGAATGGCGGGCCCGGGCCATGAACCGCTGGCTCGAAGGCGGCGCGTAGCCTAGGAACCGCTCCGGGCCTCGCGCGAAAGCGGCCGGTCGTTCTCGAACCTCACCTCGGCCGCGAGGGCGCAGTGATCGCTGAGCGGCACCCGCTCGCCGCCGCGCCGCACGACCGGACCGGTGAAGATCGGCATCGTGGGCTCCACCACCCGCCAGCTCTTCGCCGCGCCCGGACGCAACCAGATGTGGTCCACCCGCCGCCCGCGCTCGTGGACTTCGGCGACTCTCGTCCAGGCCGGATCCTTCCCGGGAAGCGCCGAGGAAAGCTCGCGCGCGTAGACGCTCTCGGCGGTGAAGTTGAAGTCGCCGACGATCACGGCCGGATCGCTGCCGGCGATCCTCGGCCACCCACGCGCGCAGCTCCCGCAGCTGGGCGCGGCGGATCGAGGCGTCGCCGTCCTTCCCCCGCTCGCACCGCTCGCGAGAATCGTAGCAGGCGTGGAGGTGGGTGCTCACGAACCAGAGGTGTCCCTCCTTCGTCCGGATTCGCACCGCTCCGGCCCCCTTTCTCGCGAACCACTCGCCCGTCCAGGGCTTCCACCACTTTCCCCGCGCGCGGAACTCTCGGAAGAGCGGGCCCGAC
The sequence above is a segment of the Candidatus Binatia bacterium genome. Coding sequences within it:
- the fadE17 gene encoding acyl-CoA dehydrogenase, whose translation is MDLSFRPSEEAFRAEVRGWLERNLPPGWGTEAFPEPETLEEEVRFLVDWQKKLHAGGWVGVHWPREYGGRGASVVENFILQEEMARAKAPELIGRIGVNLVGPTLIAHGTEEQKRHLPRILSADEIWCQLFSEPNAGSDLASLRCRAVEEGDWFVVNGQKTWTSYAQFARWGILLARTDPAAPKTRGISFFIVDMQSSGISVRPLRQMTGSEEFNEVFLDNVRIPRKNLVGELNRGWQIAQTTLAHERGTSPRQMVIHRILLQELVELAGKWKRDGKLAKDDPVLRQKLAQAWIEVELVKLQNWRTLTHLQRHGEPGPESSMVKLFWSEMSQRLHDTAMEMLHTYAPLWQKDPRAVARGRWARSYLYYRAGTIFAGTSEIQRNILARRVLGLPRGEAG
- a CDS encoding acyl-CoA dehydrogenase, translating into MDFGYTEREEAFRRELRSWLERNVPRGPRVFPSLEAEAEFLTAWQRKLHEAGWVAVHWPVEYGGRGASLTEQAIFQEEMARARAPQVMNRVGINLVGPTLIAHGTEEQKRRYLSKILSCEEVWCQLFSEPNAGSDLASLRTRAERVGDGYRVNGQKVWTSYAQFARWGILLARTDPDAPKHEGLSYLIVDMKAPGVEIRPLRQITGSAEFSETFFENVFVPRENLVGEENRGWEIAQTTLAHERGTAFPFKEQVLHRIAVDELRDLLRSTGRSKDPVLRQKLATSFIEVEIMRLHNCRTMTKLSRGEMPGPESSVVKLFWADLSQRLFETALEVLGPRGNLVHGDPRAESQGRWVHGFLWSRSASIAGGTSEIQRNIIARRILGLPRS
- a CDS encoding CoA transferase, translating into MERPLEGLRILAFTQLGAGPYAMTLLGDLGAEVVKIEDPAVGGDEARNVPPEAADGDGPYFQALNRNAKSLTLNLRVPEGRDLFHRLVAVSDAVYANTRGDLPEKLGLRYEALRPYNPRIVCCTLSGFGTTGPLRSHPGYDYLVQAMAGFMSLTGEPDGPPAKCGVSVVDFSAGLASALGLLVGLHRARQTGLGCDVDVSLLDTAVSMLNYLAAWVLNTDYRPRRLPDSAHPSLVPSQNFPTRDGWIVVMCMKEKFWERFARLLELDFLLEDARFRTFADRLAHREELLPILKEKTRSRTTAEWLRILGGRVPCAPVLSVEEALASEAVRSSGMIVEYPHPRFGTFRAVGCPIRVAGTAPRYEAAPSLGAHTAEVLRSLLGLGPSEIDELGRKGAI
- a CDS encoding MmgE/Prp family protein, producing MSSESSKAPGARTRTYAEELAGFAVSTGWEGIPEEVRAKVRAHVLDSFGVALASAGEPFGRSLLRSVRELGTGGSCGVIGSGVRLPAAWAALVNGTLVHGLDFDDTHQEAVLHVSSGVLPAALASAEETGADGRAFVRALALGMETAIRVALVAPGAFHDRGFHPTGICNVFGAVVAGGLLHGLSAEKLAAALGLAGSQAGGLLEFLSDGSDVKRLHGGWAAHSGLVAVRLAGSGFSGPREVFEGRFGFYRAYLGGEAYRAERLVEGLGERWHVLETALKPYPCCHYLHAFLDAALGLRRAEGFHAGRIVRVECSVPEREIPVICEPEPGKKKPRTPYDAKFSLPYTLACMLVRGHVDLDDFREEAIRERSVLEVASRVAYRPAGDMGFPRRFGGRIRVELADGRILEAEEATNRGSPERPLSAREVEEKFFRNAGRTLPPAASEKLARAIAELDTLPRAGELALLSQKDGTAS